The nucleotide sequence CCTCGATCTTTTCTTCGATGCCGACTTGGTTATTTACCATGGACTCCATTTAGAAGGTAAGATGGTAGAAGTGTTGGACAAATTTGCAAGGACTCATCCCATCATTGATGTTGGTGAACTACTCCCTCCCACCCTATTGATTACAAGTAATGAATATGCCAACACGGTGGATCCACATATTTGGTTTGACGTCAATTTATGGACAATTGCCATGAAAAACCTCAAGGATGAGATCATTAGAAGAAAACCAGAATGGAAAAATTACATCAATACCAACTGGGAAAAATATCAGCTAAAGCTAAATGAATTAGATAATTACACCAATAACAAAATCCACGAAATCACTCAACAAGGCCAGGTATTGATTACCGCCCATGATGCATTTTCCTATTTCGGAAAGGCATATGATATAGAAGTAAAAGGACTACAAGGTTTATCCACTCTTAGTGAACCCGGCTTAAATGATGTTTCCAAATTGGTCAATTTCATTATTGAAAAAGATATCAAAGCCATTTTCATTGAGCAATCCATTTCTCCAAAAGCCATTAAAGCGGTAGTTGAAGGATGCAAAAGAAAAGGACATGCTGTGAAGCTTGCTGGACCGCTATATACTGATAGTTTGGGTGAACCTAATGGCCCAGCAGGTACCTATCTTGGGATGGTAAAAACCAATGTAGATACTATCGTACAAAACCTGAAATCAGAATGATACAACAAATAAATAATCCAGTAGTTGAAGTACATGACCTTATGGTTAGCTATGGGCAAAATCCGGTGCTTTGGAATATTGACCTGACTTTACCAGCAGGCGCCCTCATTGGAATACTTGGCCCTAATGGAGCAGGAAAATCCACCCTCATCAAAAGCATAATGGGGCTTATTGAAGCCAACAGTGGCTATTCAAGGATTTTTGACCAGGAGTTAAACCAAGTTAGAAACAGGGTAAGTTATGTTCCTCAGCGGGAGTCAGTAGACTGGGATTTCCCAGCATCTGCCTTAGATATTGTGATGATGGGAACTTATCACCATCTGGGAATATTCAAAAGACCGGGCAAAAAGGAAAAAGCATTGGCAATAACCTGTTTGGAAAAGGTAAATATGAAAGCCTTTGCTAATAGACAAATCAGTGAACTTTCAGGAGGCCAGCAACAGCGGGTATTTATTGCGAGGGCCTTGGCCCAGGAAGCTGATATTTATTTTATGGATGAACCATTTGCAGGAGTAGACATGAGTACTGAAAAAGCCTTAGTAAGCCTCTTCCAAGAAATGACTGCAGAAGGTAAAACTGTCATCGTAGTACACCATGATATATACTCCGCTGGAAAATATTTCGATTGGCTTATTATGCTAAACATGCACTTGATTGCTTCTGGCCCTACCGAACAAGTGCTTACCGAGGAATTGTTGACCAAAACCTATGGAGGGAAACTATCCATGCTTACGGATATTGGAGAGCTGATCAAAAAGAGTGATTTCAATCCACTGAAAAGTTAATATGGAAGATTTTATTTATTTCTTTTCTTTTCAGGACCCTAATGTTCTAATGGTGGTAGTTGGGATATCCCTGCTTTCAATCAGTGCAGCCATGGTAGGAACATTCACCTTCCTGGATAAGAAAGCTCTTATTGGTGATGCCATTTCACATGCTGTGTTACCAGGAGTTTGTCTGGCTTTTATGCTATCAGGCAATAAGAACCCCTACTGGATAGTTTCTGGTGCATTTATTACCGGAGCCTTATCCACTTATATCATCAGCTGGGTTTCCAATTATACCAAACTAAAGGAAGACACCGTCATTGCAGCGGTACTATCCATATTCTTTGGATTGGGAATCGTCATCATGACGCAATTACAGCAAACAGGAAATGCTGCTCTCTCTGGCTTGGATCATTTTATTTTTGGGAATGCCATCTCTATTGTCAGAAAGGACTTGTTAGTATATGGCATCCTTGCCCTGACCATTATTCTAGTTATACTTTTCTTTTACAAAGAATTTAAAGTAATGGTCTTTAACAGATCATATGCACAAAGCATCGGACTACCGGTAAAAAGATTGGAATTCCTTTTTAATTCATTGATGGTACTTGCAGTGGTCACAGGCATACAGGCCATTGGTGTAGTATTAATGGCGGCCCTGCTCATCACACCTGCCGCAGCAGCCAAATTCTGGACAGATCGACTGGACAGGATGCTGATCATTGCAGTAGTGTTTTCCCTAATTTCCGGAATCGTTGGTGCCTATATTTCCTTTGTTCTTCCCCATATGCCTACTGGCCCTTGGGTAGTAATTGTACTTTCCTTAATCGCCTTTTTATCCTTTTTCTTCTCTGTAAAAAAAGGTGTTTTGACCAAGTGGATTGCAAAGAGAAATTATCAAAGAAAAATTCATTCTGACCATATCCTTAAGGCACTTTTTGGGGCTTGGGAAAAGGACAAACAAGGCCTGAAAACTGAAAATATTTTCAATATATTTCCTGGTAAAAATTTCAAAACCCAGTATTCAATCAACAAATTAAATAAAAAAGGATATATAACTGAAAATCAATCAATAATACAACTAACCGAGTCAGGTTTAACTGAAGCCAAAAGGATCGTTAGATTGCATAGATTATGGGAATTATATATGACAGAATATATGAATATAGCCCCGGATCATGTACACGACAGTGCTGAAAAGTTAGAACATATTATTACCCCAGAACTGGAATCCAAACTGGATAAAAATCTTAATTTTCCAAAAGCGGATCCACATCATTCCATCATTCCTAGAGACCCCAAGAAACCATGAGTTTTGATCCAAATGCTTTCATTATTATCGTAACCGGATCCATGATTGCCATATCATGTGGATTACTGGGTGTGTTTTTAATGCTTAGAAAAATGGCCATGACAGGAGATGCCATTTCCCATGCGGTATTGCCGGGAATTGTCCTTGCCTTCATGATCTCCGGAAGTCGGCATGGACTAACCATGGTTATAGGAGCCGGTTTGGTAGGAATTATTGCCACTGTATTTATCGAATATTTAAGCAATAAGGTCAAGTTACAATCAGACGCATCCATTGGTATCACCTTTACTTCCCTATTTGCTATAGGCATTATATTAATCACCTTCCTTGCCAATAAAATAGACCTTGATCAGGACTGTGTACTTTATGGAGAAATTGCCTACGTTCCCATAGATCTATGGATATCAGGATCTGGACAAATTCTTGGACCACGAGTCACCTATTTATCCTTAATTAATCTGATACTGGTCAGTCTATTTATTTACCTGTTTTTCAAGGAACTTAAAATCAGCACATTTGATAAAGAGTTTGCAGCAAGTATTGGGCTTTCTACTGTAGGGGTCAATTATGGATTGATGGGAATGGTATCCTACACTACTGTCAGTTCATTTGAAGCTGTAGGCGCTATTTTGGTAGTAGCGCTATTGGTGGTTCCACCTGCAACTGCCTATCTATGGAGTAAGGACCTAAATAAACTGATTAAGATCACCATAGCATTAGGCATCATCGTTTCAATTGCCGGTTATTATTTGGCTTTCGCTTTGAATAGCTCTATAGCTGGCGCCATGGCTTCTGTTGCGGGTTTTATATTCTTTGCTAGCGTAATTTTACAAAGGAAACAATTGCCCCTAATCAAGAAAAAATTAAGCGGTTTAAAAACCGCAGAAGCCAATACCCCTTAATGAGTTAAAATGCTTAGATAAAGTATCCTAACACTTCTTTGAACTTTATAAACTCGTTTATCTGTACTATATTTTTTATAAGTGGTTATTATGCCAGTTTAAGCCAATTAATTTCTCCAATTATGTCTTTATATTTAAGGTCTATTGTAGAAATAACACTTAACAAACCACTACCTATGAAACTTAAGTTTGCACCAAGCTGCATATTTTTGCTGCTATTGAACGTTTTTTCTGTTTTCGCCCAAAAAGGCCATGACCGCAGTATCTTTGAGATCAAAATTTATCATATCAGTAGTCCAGATCAGGAAAAATCCATTGATCAATTTTTAGAAAAGGCTTATATCCCTGCAATGCATGACAAAGGCATAAAACATATTGGGGTATTTAAGCCGATAGCATCAGATGAGTTAAATGGTAAAAGAATTTATGTATTTACTCCTTATTCATCAGCAAATGAATATATGGACATCAGCTCTAACTTCCATTTAGAAGATCTGAAAAA is from Echinicola marina and encodes:
- a CDS encoding metal ABC transporter solute-binding protein, Zn/Mn family — encoded protein: MKYRFLFIIICSVLTSSCKFDRDGENGKFRITATTNIMADGVKALVGDSAVVTPVMAVGVDPHLYKASQRDLDLFFDADLVIYHGLHLEGKMVEVLDKFARTHPIIDVGELLPPTLLITSNEYANTVDPHIWFDVNLWTIAMKNLKDEIIRRKPEWKNYINTNWEKYQLKLNELDNYTNNKIHEITQQGQVLITAHDAFSYFGKAYDIEVKGLQGLSTLSEPGLNDVSKLVNFIIEKDIKAIFIEQSISPKAIKAVVEGCKRKGHAVKLAGPLYTDSLGEPNGPAGTYLGMVKTNVDTIVQNLKSE
- a CDS encoding metal ABC transporter ATP-binding protein; amino-acid sequence: MIQQINNPVVEVHDLMVSYGQNPVLWNIDLTLPAGALIGILGPNGAGKSTLIKSIMGLIEANSGYSRIFDQELNQVRNRVSYVPQRESVDWDFPASALDIVMMGTYHHLGIFKRPGKKEKALAITCLEKVNMKAFANRQISELSGGQQQRVFIARALAQEADIYFMDEPFAGVDMSTEKALVSLFQEMTAEGKTVIVVHHDIYSAGKYFDWLIMLNMHLIASGPTEQVLTEELLTKTYGGKLSMLTDIGELIKKSDFNPLKS
- a CDS encoding metal ABC transporter permease, whose product is MEDFIYFFSFQDPNVLMVVVGISLLSISAAMVGTFTFLDKKALIGDAISHAVLPGVCLAFMLSGNKNPYWIVSGAFITGALSTYIISWVSNYTKLKEDTVIAAVLSIFFGLGIVIMTQLQQTGNAALSGLDHFIFGNAISIVRKDLLVYGILALTIILVILFFYKEFKVMVFNRSYAQSIGLPVKRLEFLFNSLMVLAVVTGIQAIGVVLMAALLITPAAAAKFWTDRLDRMLIIAVVFSLISGIVGAYISFVLPHMPTGPWVVIVLSLIAFLSFFFSVKKGVLTKWIAKRNYQRKIHSDHILKALFGAWEKDKQGLKTENIFNIFPGKNFKTQYSINKLNKKGYITENQSIIQLTESGLTEAKRIVRLHRLWELYMTEYMNIAPDHVHDSAEKLEHIITPELESKLDKNLNFPKADPHHSIIPRDPKKP
- a CDS encoding metal ABC transporter permease — encoded protein: MSFDPNAFIIIVTGSMIAISCGLLGVFLMLRKMAMTGDAISHAVLPGIVLAFMISGSRHGLTMVIGAGLVGIIATVFIEYLSNKVKLQSDASIGITFTSLFAIGIILITFLANKIDLDQDCVLYGEIAYVPIDLWISGSGQILGPRVTYLSLINLILVSLFIYLFFKELKISTFDKEFAASIGLSTVGVNYGLMGMVSYTTVSSFEAVGAILVVALLVVPPATAYLWSKDLNKLIKITIALGIIVSIAGYYLAFALNSSIAGAMASVAGFIFFASVILQRKQLPLIKKKLSGLKTAEANTP